In a genomic window of Macaca nemestrina isolate mMacNem1 chromosome 18, mMacNem.hap1, whole genome shotgun sequence:
- the LOC105482946 gene encoding syntaxin-4 isoform X2, whose product MTARTKRTRSESRWWCTRARHGWGARTRSSSRSPLGHPPQVRTIRQTIVKLGNKVQELEKQQVTILATPLPEESMKQELQNLRDEIKQLGREIRLQLKAIEPQKEEADENYNSINTRMRKTQHGVLSQQFVELINKCNSMQSEYREKNVERIRRQLKITNAGMVSDEELEQMLDSGQSEVFVSNILKDTQVTRQALNEISARHSEIQQLERSIRELHDIFTFLASEVEMQGEMINRIEKNILSSADYVERGQEHVKTALENQKKARKKKVLIVICVSITVVLLAVIIGVTVVG is encoded by the exons ATGACAGCTCGGACGAAGAGGACAAGGAGCGAGTCGCGCTGGTGGTGCACCCGGGCACGGCACGGCTGGGGAGCCCGGACGAGGAGTTCTTCCAGAAG CCCTCTCGGTCACCCTCCCCAGGTCCGGACAATTCGGCAGACTATTGTCAAGCTGGGGAATaaagtccaggagttggagaaacAGCAGGTCACCATCCTGGCCACGCCCCTTCCTGAGGAGA GCATGAAGCAGGAGCTGCAGAACCTGCGCGACGAGATCAAACAGCTGGGGAGGGAGATCCGCCTGCAGCTGAAGG CCATAGAGCCCCAGAAGGAGGAAGCTGATGAGAACTATAACTCCATCAACACAAGAATGAGAAAAACCcag CATGGGGTCCTGTCCCAGCAATTCGTGGAGCTCATCAACAAGTGCAATTCAATGCAGTCCGAATACCGGGAGAAGAACGTGGAGCGGATCCGGAGGCAGCTGAAGATCA CCAATGCTGGGATGGTGTCTGACGAGGAGCTGGAGCAGATGCTGGATAGTGGGCAGAGCGAGGTGTTTGTGTCCAAT ATCCTGAAGGACACACAGGTGACTCGACAGGCCTTAAATGAGATCTCGGCCCGGCACAGTGAGATCCAGCAGCTTGAACGCAGTATTCGTGAGCTGCACGATATCTTCACTTTTCTGGCTTCTGAAGTGGAGATGCAG GGGGAGATGATCAATCGGATTGAGAAGAACATCCTGAGCTCAGCGGACTACGTGGAACGCGGGCAGGAGCACGTCAAGACAGCCCTGGAGAACCAGAAGAAGGCGAGGAAG AAGAAAGTCTTGATTGTCATCTGTGTGTCCATCACCGTCGTCCTCCTAGCAGTCATCATTGGCGTCACAGTGGTTGGATAA
- the LOC105482946 gene encoding syntaxin-4 isoform X1, with amino-acid sequence MRDRTHELRQGDDSSDEEDKERVALVVHPGTARLGSPDEEFFQKVRTIRQTIVKLGNKVQELEKQQVTILATPLPEESMKQELQNLRDEIKQLGREIRLQLKAIEPQKEEADENYNSINTRMRKTQHGVLSQQFVELINKCNSMQSEYREKNVERIRRQLKITNAGMVSDEELEQMLDSGQSEVFVSNILKDTQVTRQALNEISARHSEIQQLERSIRELHDIFTFLASEVEMQGEMINRIEKNILSSADYVERGQEHVKTALENQKKARKKKVLIVICVSITVVLLAVIIGVTVVG; translated from the exons ATGCGGGACAGGACCCACGAGCTGAGGCAG GGGGATGACAGCTCGGACGAAGAGGACAAGGAGCGAGTCGCGCTGGTGGTGCACCCGGGCACGGCACGGCTGGGGAGCCCGGACGAGGAGTTCTTCCAGAAG GTCCGGACAATTCGGCAGACTATTGTCAAGCTGGGGAATaaagtccaggagttggagaaacAGCAGGTCACCATCCTGGCCACGCCCCTTCCTGAGGAGA GCATGAAGCAGGAGCTGCAGAACCTGCGCGACGAGATCAAACAGCTGGGGAGGGAGATCCGCCTGCAGCTGAAGG CCATAGAGCCCCAGAAGGAGGAAGCTGATGAGAACTATAACTCCATCAACACAAGAATGAGAAAAACCcag CATGGGGTCCTGTCCCAGCAATTCGTGGAGCTCATCAACAAGTGCAATTCAATGCAGTCCGAATACCGGGAGAAGAACGTGGAGCGGATCCGGAGGCAGCTGAAGATCA CCAATGCTGGGATGGTGTCTGACGAGGAGCTGGAGCAGATGCTGGATAGTGGGCAGAGCGAGGTGTTTGTGTCCAAT ATCCTGAAGGACACACAGGTGACTCGACAGGCCTTAAATGAGATCTCGGCCCGGCACAGTGAGATCCAGCAGCTTGAACGCAGTATTCGTGAGCTGCACGATATCTTCACTTTTCTGGCTTCTGAAGTGGAGATGCAG GGGGAGATGATCAATCGGATTGAGAAGAACATCCTGAGCTCAGCGGACTACGTGGAACGCGGGCAGGAGCACGTCAAGACAGCCCTGGAGAACCAGAAGAAGGCGAGGAAG AAGAAAGTCTTGATTGTCATCTGTGTGTCCATCACCGTCGTCCTCCTAGCAGTCATCATTGGCGTCACAGTGGTTGGATAA